A stretch of DNA from Montipora capricornis isolate CH-2021 chromosome 1, ASM3666992v2, whole genome shotgun sequence:
CTTGAATTGCGTGTGTAGGGTAATCTTGGGATGTTTTCTTGAATACCACTGTTGATGAGATTTAGTTTTATGCTGTGAATGTTTCAGGGAGTGTTACTGTATGGTCCACCAGGCACAGGAAAGACTCTACTTGCCAGGGCAGTAGCACACCACACAGAGTGTACATTTATCAGGGTTTCGGGGTCAGAGCTGGTACAGAAGTTTATTGGTGAAGGAGCCAGAATGGTTCGAGAATTGTTCGTTATGGCCAGGTAATGGATTGAACAAGTTAAAGGAATGTGTTTAGCTCCACAATTATGTAACTGTTTAATATGAGAAAATAATgaaactttctttgtttttagtgAACGTACCCTTAGCTACAAACCTATTTGACATAActtaaatcaaacaaaacacaacagGAGGCAACCGGCTGTGTATTTATGAATTATCAAGGGATCCAAGTAGAGGCCACCAACATCTGAtcaatttggtttttttttgggtgATTTTAATTCAAGCAACCTCGTGCATGTGTGGCCCTCTTCTACTTCCTCTTCATTGTTAGCACAATCATTAATTTTAAAGAATTAAGGGGGACATACTGCAGTTTTACAGTTTTAcaggttgttaacccattgactcctaaactgTCACCCCCGCCCCATGTTGCCAAGTAAAATTCtctgacattagacagagtTAAATCTGTAAGTCTCACTTCTAGGAGGAACTGGGTTAAACCTGGATTCCACTCATTCCCTgtatctttctttctttccctttcaGAGAACACGCTCCTTCCATCATTTTTATGGATGAAATTGATTCCATAGGATCATCTAGGTTGGAAGGTGGATCGGGAGGtaagataaataaatacaataaattattaattcaaGGAAGTGGAgtaattttattaaaatgttATCAATACTAAGGTTGCAGCCAGGCATGTTTAAGAAGTTGACTGTGAAAAGAGCCTAGGTACTGTTTAacaaacgagcagcagtgttttatcggatTCAAAAACATGAGACATAGCCGAGCGGGTTCAAAaacttccacaaaaagcgtgtccctcgggAGTCCAAAAAATGGCACAAAATGCAGTCAGTGAGTTTAATCTTTGGCTTTTCCTTACACCTTGATGCGTGGTTCTGCAGTGTATAATGTTGCTCACCTATAGATGTTCTGGCCATTGTAAACAACTCAGGGTTCTCCTTTCAAGAAATCTCACAATACTCCCGAAACTTGagttgctttttgtttttgttcttaaGGTGACAGTGAAGTACAAAGGACTATGCTGGAATTGCTAAACCAGCTTGATGGGTTTGAAGCTACCAAGAATATCAAAGTTGTCATGGCAACAAATCGTATCGATATCTTGGATTCAGCGCTTTTACGACCAGGGCGTATTGACAGAAAAATCGAGTTCCCACCACCAAATGAGGAGGTGAGATTTCTTTTGATAGTTATAAAAGAAGTGGAGATAATATAATTAGGTCACCCTACAGTGTACAGGAACATGTTCTTGGGTAGCTACAACTATTGGTGATGAGTAGGGAACTTGAAGCTGCAAAAAGGATGTCAAAGATAAATTAatatcaaaaataattttatgtttGAACAGGTGATGATGTACTGGAACTCTGGAAAATTTTTAAGCTCCAGACAAAATTAAATTGGGTACATGATAACATAAATGAATAGACTGTGAAACTACAATGTATTTATAAAACATATCATTATACATGTACTAGTATTTGAACTGTAGAGAGAATCATGTGCCAAGATTTTAGATTGTCAAAGTTGTGAACATTGGTGtgatattagagagatttaggaTGACGTTTACTTGAAACAGCGGGGAAGCCCTTTCGCGTTTCATGTGAAATAGAGGAGTCAGTTACGAACAACCTAGAATGATGAAACCTAATTTTTTCGGAAAATTGTTTCGGGGTTCTTTTTTCCTCAACAACTTGTCATATAGAAGAAAAACTAGAAGAAAATTCCacttattcttggtttgcatccacacggtgccatgttggtgtacaaaacaatagaagatGAGCCCCACAAATCTTGcttaataatagagtcaaattcccaaaagacattttactattgttctgtacaccaacatggccgctgtaaCGTCATATGCAAACCACCAATGGTCATGTGGTCACTTTTGCCATTCACGTGAACATGATGCTAAATCTgtctattgatagttaacccGTTGACTCTTGGACCGTCCAACATTGACAcgttaataggccttttgcaactaacaatcacatggtacaaaatccacaatgctggagggcaagctcattattattcccccactgggacattaaaccaaagagacctgaaccagtcaagcttgacttgcctttgttttaatgtcccagcggggaaataataatgagcttgccctccagcatggcggattttgtaccatgtaatcgttagttgcaaaaggcctatttctggcgttagacagagcaaaatctgttaagtcttaCTCCTAGGGATCAATGGATCAAGGTTTTCATACATGATTTTCTGAACTCTGGAAATGAGTTACACTGTAGGAAGGTGTGTTGAGGCTCGTATAATCCATTTGTCTTGGGGTAAAATCTAGAGACATTTTGAATTTAAAGTCCATGGTTGAAGGATGAAGTCATTCATTGATTGCCATCCTCTAAATGTTATTGTAACCTCATACCTTTCTTTGACAGGCAAGACTGGATATCCTAAAGATTCACTCCAGAAAAATGAATTTAACGAGGGGTATCAATCTCAGAAAAATTGCTGAACTCATGCCGGGCTCATCAGGAGCCGAAGTCAAGGTATTGCTCGTGTttatattgcttcatttactaTAGGTCATTTCTTTTTGCTCCTGTATCATTCTTTGATGCTAAAGTTGCAAGTGATCGTGCAAAGCACAAAGATGTTGTGGCCAGCAAGTTGGTTCAGTGGGAGCCTAAGCAACAACATGGAAATTGCATGGGTATCGTTAGATTTACATGAAGACTGAAACATCCATCAATGTTATAAATATTTTAGCAGTGAGCTACATGATACTAAATCAATGTTTCCATTTTTGGGAACCATTTCTAGGTGCATCCAGGGGAGGGGTTGAGGGGGTtgcaccctccccccccccccctccgtcCCCATCCCCCTTTGAAcagcatttttttcttatttatttgtttgaaataaaatcgtttTTCACGTGGTTGTTCCACTTCCACCAATTAACTGCTTGTCAAGTTATGAAAAGATAATGTACATTTTGCAATAAGATGTCTTCACAATGCTTTTCAAGTCCCAGGAATGCTGGATAATGGCAAAATCGGAAACAAATTTCAGGGCGCATGACCCTGGACCCCCTGGCTCAGGCCAGAGGTACTCGCCTTCCATTccaatggcgttgaaagttaCTAAGGTGTACAactttccccctcccccttcagAAATTCCTGGACCCACCCCTGGCATTacgtttttgtttctttggtaTTTTAGGGTGTTTGTACAGAGGCTGGCATGTATGCCTTGAGGGAAAGAAGGGTCCATGTCACGCAGGAAGACTTTGAAATGGCTGTAACAAAGGTAGGCCCACATTTTTATTGGTTGGTATATTTGGAAAGAAATTGTAGCAAATATCTTTATGGGCCCTGGAGTTTTCTGCATTGTAGGATCATGCAGTATTCAATATTATTGTTGCAGGCATGTACAGGCAGGTCATCAGTAATTCAATGTTCCGTATCCAGTAACTCTAACAGAAAACTTTCCTTCTTGTTTAACTCCTAGGTGATGCAAAAAGATTCGGAGAAAAACATGTCAATCAAGAAACTCTGGAAGTAGAACCAACAGCGGGGAAATCCACTCGTCACAATCACTGATTAAAGCAATAGCAAACTGAGATTCACTGAAGGTGCCTGCCCTTTTTTGGTTCAATGGACCTTCACTCCATTAAGCATTGAAAGGGGCAAGAATATAGTTTATTGTAAACGTAAAGAAATGAAGCCTAGGGGTTGATTTTCTTGCGAAACAAACCATTTCCTCTTCCTTCGTTGAGACCTTTGTTTTAGTTAAACAAACTATTTAAGGTAGTTTTCTCATGTATATCCCCCATTGTTACATCAGAAAGCAGGATGAGATGGACTGATTGCACGTGTGAGTTGAACAGCACGAGCATCAATAATCACTCCAAACTTAAGAAAACTGTTTGAGATTAAGCGTTTGCATGCACATGTATGACGTATAAGGTTTCCAAAAGCATGGCAGGGTCTGGGACCCTTgtcaataaaaaaaagtttcattTTACAGCAGTGTAGGTAACGGTTTGGTAGTGaattttcataattattattactttgcCTTTTGTAAATGTCATAAATCAACACATGACTAATCCAAATTAATCattttaatataaaaaaaaaaagaaaagcaagctCATAGCCTATTCACAAGCAGTCAAAATTGTTCTGTAAGGTTTTGCAGCATTTGTATTgcgattttatttttcaatataAAACTGTTAAGGATTTGAACCATGCACAACAATTCCAATTCATTGGTCCTTATTGCCACAGGTCTACCATAATTCTCATAAGTCCTTATTGCCACAGGATGCCTACCATAGACGAAAACACCCGCGACTCCTAAGGCTCTGTTCAAACTCCATGATAAGGAATGTAAGGATCAAATGAATCTGGCAATCATTTCACCAGTTACCATTCCCTGTGGTTAAGTGGTTAATTTGTAAATCCTTAAACAGTCCACTGCTTGTGCTCTTTCAAATCCTATCACTTCGTTGTTGTAACGTGACCAGCACATTACATGCAATCTTTGGCTCTGCTTTTTGGTAACTGCTTCCAAATTGTGCTTCTTGGGTGATTTCCACCATCTGCGTAGTTTGTTTTCATGCTGGTTACCTACACTTTATAATGACCAAAAGAATGAATAAACGCAGCATTGTTTTACGAGTGTTGCcgtttaaatgaaataaatgtatttattatccaactgtattagttattgtcCAAAAAACGCACGAATCCACAATATTGTACTgtagagaaccggtttgactagtttagttgCTGACGTTGCCCCGCACGTacaaatctgtcacacgttcctggttgtttacaattcatttgctaaaaatttagtgcaaaaaaagttggataataaatagcttattagatgttttggtgtgtagtatcgctgattattatatgactagctccgtgagcgggcaagatgaacgaAATCGTGCGATTTGATTGGCTACCTGAGCGGGTCaagatttagctcttattaaccgagcaggaggtctgtatgggagaatcttgaccgaggtcgtgagtacagaccaaACGCAGTggggtctgtacacacgaccttGGGCAAGATTCTTCCATACAGACTGAcaaagctcggttaataagatgtttattatatgacaaacaagaacaatttaattcgtttaatgtaactggtttgtactaacttacattttgcttgcgaacggcgatgagtggcgatgagctgaacttaattctgtcaaagtttgctcgtcatcctctcttttgtcatcatgctgtttggcacttccataaataaatattggttgaagaaaatactcaatatttttacattttagtttgcaccttttcaccgcaaaacattaccggtctggatgccggtctagatgggaaaatctagaccgcggtcaatatcgattttagccaatcaaattcgtgaattttgtagttcccagtcctcgtgagacagagccatataataaaactggatattggcctccgTTTCGtttttatggacctcgacttcgtctctgTCCATAAACACgacaaaaaagaacttggccaatatccagccatcttcaCTCTTGGTCAATAATCCATGTGTATTTCTTCtactcgttgtttgtattttgactcccCCTAGCGGGCTCGTAAAAATACTCGGCGATtgtacacaccaaaacatctaagaAGATGTATGTattttgaagtgtgggttacagatgaaagggagaagtgatgcTCTCGCTTATCTGGACAACTTCAACAAATCTCATAGACACTTGAGGGATTCAGTGAGggattcaggtggcttcaacggaATTCGGACCCATCTGTTATAAATGACCTCAGCAATGCTCTACCACCTGAGCTCTGAAGCTACTCAtttgggagcaggtcattttGTCGGGCTCGTGTGTTCCcttgaaaggactcgatgaatgaaataaatccACATCATTTATTTGAAGTGAGGCTTACAGATCCGAGACAATCTGCCCCACAATGCTAGTCTTTGTCAACTTGGCCTTTCAGAAGTTgttctttcaaaatatctcATCAAATCCCACAATTTCATAAATTCAATTTTTATATGACGTCACCACTTTAGATCTCaacagccgccatgtttgtgcccctaaacaaagaaacggcggccatatttgtgtcccgacccaatcctctATTATAATGcgaacgtcttcttttgttttcgttgaaaaacatggctgttgatcacgtaaTTGAAAACCGACAATAGAACCTTCAGAAGACGTGTGAACCCCTACTTCGCAGTCTTGGCCAAATCACCGTCTAACCCACTCCCCCTCGGTCACAAATACTTGCTCCTCTGCTTGGACCTACAATAGTTGGAAAGTGCGTATGAACTTGGAATGCACGACATGTATGTTCGGAAAGAAAATTGACTATTTAATAGGGACCGTCAATGCTAGCCCCACATCGTCGACAGtcaccgtcgtagatcttagggaatttaagaaacgacgacggctacgactacgacaacacCACAGAGcattaatatcattggttaaaagagcataaatagtcgtgcagcacggattttagcaagtatctcaGGGGTCCTCTgtataacgacgacgtgaaatcactaaatttgaagttttgacgacaacgtaagcacgCAACatagaatctttcattctctattttaactttaaaaccgtcgcccacattgtaggacgcggtttcagagttaaaatagagaataaaagatttctgttgcatgcttacgttgtcgtcaaaacctcaaatttggtgatttcacgtcgtcgttatgcagaggaccgcaaacatacttgctaaaatccgtgcacGATTATTTACGctgttttaaccaatgatattattctTGTGGTGTTGTCGTAGTTGGAGTcgtttcttaaagtgcccctaaccccaaaaattctttttcgctaaaatgaatctttgcacctgttcgaaatgcattgtggccattttttcatttttctaacaaatccagCAATTTTAttggcttcgaaagttgcgaaaatccaagcatcttttgttcacgaccgagtcagaaggggagtgggcctattcctgatttgacgtgaCAAAcggatttacattgcattaactctttttaaacatgcatgcaaagtagattgtgacgtcaaatcaggaatagacccactctcCTTCAGACTCGGTCGTGAACGAAAGAttcttggtttttcgcaagttttgaagcctataaaaaagCAAGATTtgtaagaaaaaggaaagaaatggcCGCAATTCGTCTCGAACAGGTggaaagattcattttagcgaaaataatattttggggttaggggcactttaaattaaaCTCCCTGCTATCGTCTGGTGCACACGCCCTCCATATAACCTCAATCCTCGTTGTCAGGACGAAAACGGCGaggaaatgtaccaaaatgaaaaacgcgCGTTCGGGcggtgcagagccattgtttttatttcgttCGATTTTGTGGTGTTTTCGTAACTGTCGCCGTCGTCCTTGTCTAAATTCTCTGTTGTCAGCCAATGTCACCAATAACAGAGCCTGGAAGGGCGTGCGTTTAAGAGTTTAACAGCATGGAAACTGGGGAATTTCACAGCTGTTGACCTCACGCCATTCCACGCACGGAGTGAGCCAGAATGAAGGCTGCCAACAACAGTCCTCAGTACCATTAATCACACGAACGATGTTTTAAAATCTTCCCCTCGTAGTCCGTTCTTAAAAGAACCTTCGACTGATTTGTCCTGATTCATTGCTCTAAAAAAAAGAGACCGGAATTGTAGATTCATAATCAGTATTAACTGTTGCTTGACATTTTTGGTGTGTCAATGGTGGAGTTGGAGAAGGAAGAACAACCAACCAGGATCTTTTTTGAGAAACTGCCACACCATTGTCGcgtattaaaaaggttgaagtgattacaataacgcgaatttgttttgagatgacgttctcggtgccgtcaccgtcgtcgttgcttaagctccctattagagaggcgacggctacggcaatgaCAACGCCCCAGAAGCAAGAATATTgattaaaaaaggaaataatcgGTTTCAAGGTGAAAAAtcgagaatgaaagattcacaccTGTATGTTCGCGTTGGCGTCAAAACCTCATGTCGTCATACGGAGTACCGCAAGAATATGTTCAACATGCGTTTTGCACGATTACTTTTCATCTTTTGACCAATGATATCGTTTTGTAGCGTtgtcgttgacgaccgcgtcgtagatctttgtGGTATGACGTATGTGGGCCGTGATTATTGACAGGCGTTTTTGCTCTCCACGATTTGGGCAGATAATATAAGGAAAACAAGAGAATTGGGAGCGAGTCTGGCCATACCATAATCACTAAAAAAATGATGACCTACTTAATAGAGACCTCTAACGacatacacctttttccaaaatggccgccatttaaatattcttctatttttatttaaataagccccttgatgcctcgttcataagcttaaaattcaaaagaatattttatcttgaacgaggcaacaagggccaatttgtatccacATAAATAagcgaccattttggaataaggtgtatacccCGAAATCGTGAGCGGGTAACGCCGaagtgttttattttattttgagatgacgtcaTCGATCCCACCCGTTTTTCAGGACAGACTTCGGTTTACCCGTCGATGAATTACGAGTAGTTACAGGGAGAACAAGGTGGAGAAACGAGTACGTTTTCATGATTCTCTGAGTACAAGCATTCGTAAGGAAGAATTTTAGATTCATTAAACAGTTCAGTAAACTTATTTCCGAGGTAAAAGAGCAGACCTTGCCGTCACGGTCGCCATCTTTGTCCCGCGCGTTAACTCTACGGGTGGCTACAGCATGAACATTTTACGTGTACGGGTATACAAACCGCTAACCGCTACACTTGTTTCTTAAAAAATGATGAACGTCCAGCAAAACCTCTGACAAATTACCAAGACTAACCAATGAGTGGCTCGAAGATTTCATCATTTTGATGAGTCAAGATATTTCTAAAGGGACATCATAGTCACGACATTTAATGTAGAAACAAGACGCCCGATGGCGTTTGCATGGGATACTGCTGTTTGTGTAAAATATGAAGGTTGGTTGTAAATGTCAATGATCCGTGAAGCCAACTGAGAGTCACAAGGGGCGTAGTAAAAGCGCTAAGAAAGGTTATGTGTGATGAGATTCCCACATTTCCTTGGAAACTTCAAGCGTTTTCATGGCCCTACGGACTAGCCGATCACTTCTTTAAAAACTTGACCTAAACTTTAAAGTCATGCACGCATAAATTCCAAAGCACACGAAAATTTCAATCACAAAAGCCAGAGAACGTAAGACGTGTAACTTAAGTAACAAAGCagttttttccttatttttacaTTCCTGTGACGTTTTAATTTTCTTACCGAGTTTACCGACTTATTGCATGCGCTCACATGCAATAAAAGCAGATACATTTATTTACGGTGTGAAACACAAATGAAGGCAAGAGGGGTAATATTCTTGCTTTCATCGCTGTTCTATCGCGTTTGATAGACAAAATCGATTCCAAAGGAGGCATAGGCTGCCAGCTCTTAGAGCAGACGAAGATATGCGATACTTTTTTCTGTGAATTCAGTCTGAGAACGCAGTGATTCGAAGGGAAGTGTGTGTGTTGAGATGTCCGTGTGAGCTTTCgcgataaaataaaaagagacaTTCATGTTGTATGTCCGATCTGACATTATCAAGCCAAGAGCTACTTGACAGGCACGTGGCTAATTACCATATCTGACCACGATGAAAACAACACTGAGGGCGAATTTAAAACGTGATCTGCCACAGACATCCACCGTGAAAAATCCGACAAGTTTTAAATGAGTCTACAGTAAAACTAATTTTACAACCGCTTTTATTTGCTTTACTTGGTGGTTAGCTAAACGCAATCTTTCTTTGTActtccaaccaatcagaggcaCAGGCAAAATCATTCTTGTgactcgtcacgcaatctttttTCCTCAACTAAGGACCTTCGTTCAGGTCAGgaggaaagattgcgtgacggGTCGCAGGAGGCTACCTATGTTATGACTGGGAAAAGTAAACGTCCGAGTTGCAACTGTTATTCTTATACACTCCACAGAGCAGTGCAATGTTATCACAAATGGTACTCTACGGAGCCCCTGTGAAGTTGTTATGGTAACCCATACGCGTACGACCAagagtaagaaaaaaaaaacaaatggtagTTTTGCCATTTTCAACAAAACGTGATAGTACAAACAAGAGTTCTCAAAACCTGGATGAAACTTTTTCATAGCTGattgattattttttaaatagctGGACGAAGATTATACGCAAATCTTTCTTCGGGAATCTATCGAAAAAATCTTGTCGGGCGTATTAAATATTGAACAACAAATCTCACGATCTTCTCTCCAATttggaatatatatatattgttgatgttttgaaagttcttccCTTTTGGGAACTTGGTACCTATTAATTGCGAATAGGTAgttttcatatgacgtcatcaccgccatgttggtgagcgaaaacaaaagatttctcgttttgttcgtccaccagcaattgtacattacgtCACTGACATCTCAGTGACACCTCAAGAGATTGGTCGAAAACCACCAATTGAACTGAAGGTCGTGCGATATCCTCATAATAATGCTTTCAATCTGATTTGGTCCAGGGATGATTGCCCAACCTTGAAAGAACTTCATCGGCAGCTCTCTGTCCAGCTTGTACTGCGCCATTCATGTACCCTCGCCATTCTGTCGCAGTCTCTGTTCCCGCCCAGTGAACCctgccaaaaacaaaaatcgGTTTTTGATTTTAGTCATCCCCTTTACAATACAGTTCTGTCATTTTCTCCAGCTCCTATTTGACAAGTTCTTCAGTTTCCCGGCATTTCCACGATAACGCTGGGAATGTTTTCAGAGGTGCAGAAAATCGACACTTTCAAAGGTATAGCCGAAGGGAGGGGAAGGTGGCCAGTGTGTTGAAGGgatgggtggggggggggggggtttattTTAGCGAGGTGGGTCCCGGCGCACTTTGACGATGTTGGAGCTTTCCTAAAGGTTTTAAGTTAAAATACTCTTGtttaattggaaaattaaacgagacttacctgtaagttgaagtttgattgagattctaccgtAGCATTTGCAGGAATGAGGAGGTCACGTGAGATAGCAAGCATGTGATATCCGAGCTCAGTCTTCAAAGCAGTTTGGTGTGGCTTTGATGGTACAGGAAAAGAGGTCAATGTGAAGAGCACAAGGGCCCAAGGGCGGGTGGGATGTGACCTCCTCATTCCTGCAAATGCTacggtagaatctcaatcaaacttcaacttacaggtaagtctcgtttaattttccaattctACCTCGCATTTGCATACAATCAGAGGTCACGTGAGATTTCAAAGCTCAAAGCCACAGCCAAAATGAACAGGCATAAAACAACTGTAACACCATGGCATGTATTTAATGGTACTCCTTACATGACATAAAACCATAGTTGCTCAAGTAAACCAACGAAACAATAAAGTTGGGGAGAAGTATAAAAACATACGAAGTTTCAAATGCAGAAAACTAAGTGTTTGACAGGATGGCCTCTGCAAAGCCATTTTCATTTATGAGAGGGCGAtcataaaattttgcaaaggtAGAGTCTGAGCGCCACCCAGCAGTGTTCATAATCTCATGGATAGGTACATTTGCGGCTTTAGCGGCCGATGTTGCTGCACCCCTTGTGCTGTGGGGTTTGAACACTGAGGTATTAATTCCTGCATCCTTCATAGTTTGTCGTATCCATCTAGATATTGTGTCCTTAGACGCAGGTCCGTGAGGTTTTGCATAACAAACCAGCAGCTGCTTAGAGTTTCCCCTAAGGGGGGCTGTCCTTTCAATATAAGCTGACAAAAGTTCAACAACACAAAGTCTTTTATCCGCATTATAACTGGTAAAATTGATAGGCAATAAGTGTCTATTCTGACCACCTTTAGCTCTGGATTGCTTTAAGAGAGAGGACATATGGAATGTATACTTTCCAGGCGTTGCACTCATATCCTCCAAGGATAACTTTTGGAGAGTCTGGGTTCTTTGTGCTGAGAGCAGTGCCATAAGCATGACCAGTTTCTGAGTGAGTTGCTTTAGAGACAAAGTTCCAGTAGTTGGATAAGTTTTCAAATGGTTGAGTACGATCTGTGGGTTCCAAGTCTCAGTATAACGAGGCAGAGCAGGCTTTTGGTTGAATAAACCAGTCATGAACCGCGAAATTAGTGGGTGATCTCCGACTTTTATGCCATCTATTTTGAGGAAACTTGACAATGCACTCCGCGCAGTCGCCACAGCACTGTAACCGACAGTTTTTGACTGAAGAGAAAAGAACTCCAAAACTTGTTGCAAGGTTGGGTTCATTGGGCTGGCAGAATTGTTACTGCAAAACTTAACCCACGCTGAGACATATGTCTGATATTGCTTACGGGTCCCTGAACGCCATGAttccaaaatagtgttcaaaggTTCTCCTGATACACCTTGATCAATTAATGATGACTTGACACAAGACATCCATGAAGTTGCAGTTTGGGGAAGAGAGGGTGAATTTTGTCTGGTTGATGAGGCAATGTTAGAGTCTTCTTGCGCATTTTGATTGTTACTGGAGGAGATTTCATTAACTGAAGCAGGTGTGGGTACCAAAACTGCGTTGGCCAATGTGGGTAAACTAAAATGGCTGTTACTTTGCTCTCTTGAATGAACTGAAGTACTTTGCCGATGAGACTAAATGGAGGAAAACAATAGATTAGGTTATACTTAGACCAATCTATAGTAAAGGCATCAATGGCTACTGCTCCAGGGTCTGGGCCCCAGGCTATATAGCGAGGCGTCTTGTGGTTTAGTCGAGATGCAAACATATCGACTTCAGGCTCACCCAACTTTGATTTCAATTCAGTAAAGGCCGTTTGGTCTAGTGACCATTCAGTGTTACTATTGTTGAATTCACGGCTAGCTTTATCTGCCTCTGTATTAAGTTTCCCTGGTAAATGGGAAATGGATAGTGTTAGCTTTCGGTCTATGCACCACATAAAAATTTCCCTAGTAATATCATTGCAGCCGTTGGATTTTGTACCTCCCATATTACGAATGTATGCAACGGCAGTAGTATTGTCACATAAGATTTTTATGTGGTTATTTTGCATATGGTTACAGAGAGCCTGCAAGGCTAGCAAAATGGCCTTCAACTCCAATATGTTAATATGCAGCTGGGATTC
This window harbors:
- the LOC138049435 gene encoding uncharacterized protein codes for the protein MAGGKDASKPVSEEQLLEIHPDEDNGEMSGEDGSNTSAMSCQAQASDSNVSLSQADVQLLSSAILTLSKKIDKFEDLPSQGKGKGKGKRPRDDREQQHDLPAKKPAKDSSSSSSALESEETEDIQALMNKVAGDDGDIDEEDDEEEDDILADLEKEYASEDMTGKNINSPQLAKLLSKMFRNRLPDKLLKEKLERQARPENCETAKPTRVNPGIWRKLREPTQKRDLQMYKIQQALVKGIIPIARLTDLSMTDKKGLDQDGVKQIKQFGLDALSLLTHVNYELNMQRKQLMKPDIGRDYASLCSPHVPFTDWLFGDDLQKQLKDIGDVNKIGAKEQGPNLPALATQGPPEVQHQQQEGSSVAQTVHTSHRQSTSVHSREQSNSHFSLPTLANAVLVPTPASVNEISSSNNQNAQEDSNIASSTRQNSPSLPQTATSWMSCVKSSLIDQGVSGEPLNTILESWRSGTRKQYQTYVSAWVKFCSNNSASPMNPTLQQVLEFFSLQSKTVGYSAVATARSALSSFLKIDGIKVGDHPLISRFMTGLFNQKPALPRYTETWNPQIVLNHLKTYPTTGTLSLKQLTQKLVMLMALLSAQRTQTLQKLSLEDMSATPGKYTFHMSSLLKQSRAKGGQNRHLLPINFTSYNADKRLCVVELLSAYIERTAPLRGNSKQLLVCYAKPHGPASKDTISRWIRQTMKDAGINTSVFKPHSTRGAATSAAKAANVPIHEIMNTAGWRSDSTFAKFYDRPLINENGFAEAILSNT
- the LOC138038489 gene encoding 26S proteasome regulatory subunit 8; the encoded protein is MAAGTAVMHFPSPRSTVKKEEPARRIQKIKADEMEVVEEKQHEGIQQYYITKIEALQMVVTEEIKNLRRLEAQRNELNAKVRMLREELQLLQEQGSYVGEVVKPMDKKKVLVKVHPEGKFVVDLDKSIEMSEVTPNCRVALRNDSYTLHKILPNKVDPLVSLMMVEKVPDSTYEMVGGLDKQIKEIKEVIELPVKHPELFEALGIDQPKGVLLYGPPGTGKTLLARAVAHHTECTFIRVSGSELVQKFIGEGARMVRELFVMAREHAPSIIFMDEIDSIGSSRLEGGSGGDSEVQRTMLELLNQLDGFEATKNIKVVMATNRIDILDSALLRPGRIDRKIEFPPPNEEARLDILKIHSRKMNLTRGINLRKIAELMPGSSGAEVKGVCTEAGMYALRERRVHVTQEDFEMAVTKVMQKDSEKNMSIKKLWK